A genomic region of Candidatus Marimicrobium litorale contains the following coding sequences:
- a CDS encoding GGDEF domain-containing protein: MALHPTALVKLLPLAVLIPGAYFGRGQISLLDDDLRIILDSLPYLLCLGVVLMSLQFQRGRLLLAAISVAVFYWVVQSYLQTSLNRNTDALRAYLALSFALPVMALYLLLLPERGIWNLQGLIAALGFILLGLACIELGPWILGINDAAISYTPNLNDVYMLSKSASILAGLTALVGVVLLCIRNEEIEAALLGAILPVYIALAFLHVEYISVSMCIAASLSLAWGLLRSSYSMAYRDELTGLPGRRALNERLKMLGKSYSIAMIDVDRFKRFNDTYGHEVGDEVLKLVASRVRSIKGGGTAYRYGGEEFCVVFPRKTVEATLEPIEKIRDGIASYNMSIRNRSKRPARMKEGSRLRGATRLGSDQVSITISAGVAARSPEHPDPDSVLSEADKMLYKAKRRGRNRVAYAS; this comes from the coding sequence ATGGCCTTGCACCCCACAGCGCTAGTAAAGCTCCTGCCGCTGGCGGTACTGATTCCCGGTGCTTACTTCGGACGGGGCCAGATCAGCTTGCTGGATGATGATCTTCGCATAATTCTGGACAGCCTGCCTTACCTGCTCTGCCTCGGCGTAGTGCTGATGTCCCTCCAGTTTCAGCGAGGACGCCTGTTGTTGGCCGCTATCAGCGTTGCCGTTTTCTATTGGGTCGTACAAAGCTACCTGCAAACCAGCCTTAATCGCAACACCGACGCGCTCCGGGCTTACCTTGCATTGAGCTTTGCACTGCCCGTGATGGCGTTATACCTGCTGCTACTGCCAGAGCGAGGCATCTGGAATCTGCAAGGTCTGATCGCTGCCCTGGGATTCATCCTCCTCGGCTTGGCCTGCATAGAGCTGGGGCCCTGGATACTGGGCATCAACGATGCAGCGATTAGTTACACACCGAATTTAAATGACGTCTATATGCTGTCAAAGAGCGCCTCCATACTGGCAGGCTTGACGGCGCTTGTCGGTGTTGTGCTGCTGTGCATACGCAATGAGGAAATCGAAGCAGCTCTGTTAGGCGCCATTCTGCCGGTTTATATCGCCCTTGCTTTTTTGCATGTCGAATACATCTCAGTGTCCATGTGTATCGCAGCGTCACTTAGCCTGGCCTGGGGACTTTTGCGCAGTTCATACTCCATGGCATACCGTGACGAACTCACAGGGTTGCCGGGCCGCCGCGCGCTAAATGAGCGTCTGAAAATGCTGGGAAAAAGTTACAGTATCGCCATGATTGATGTCGATCGCTTCAAACGGTTCAACGATACCTACGGGCACGAGGTCGGTGATGAAGTGCTCAAGCTTGTGGCCTCGAGAGTTCGCAGTATCAAGGGAGGAGGCACGGCGTACCGCTACGGAGGGGAAGAATTTTGCGTGGTATTCCCTCGCAAGACTGTCGAGGCCACTCTGGAACCGATAGAAAAAATACGCGATGGAATAGCCAGTTACAACATGTCGATTCGCAACCGCAGTAAGCGTCCTGCCCGCATGAAAGAGGGCAGTCGCCTGCGAGGTGCAACACGGCTGGGTAGCGATCAGGTCAGCATTACGATCAGCGCCGGTGTGGCCGCCCGCAGCCCCGAACACCCGGATCCGGATTCCGTGCTCAGTGAAGCGGATAAAATGCTGTACAAGGCCAAACGCAGGGGACGCAACCGGGTTGCCTACGCCTCTTGA
- a CDS encoding putative bifunctional diguanylate cyclase/phosphodiesterase, which translates to MEQHTVLIISEDKTDHLVISASLERARPARFHLSTSESIERPLEALLDPNIDAVIMAQGPETEYLLRLASKHEASAPLILLLDDDNEAAVAQLRELGAQDYLYRSQLQDALLHRVLDYSIQLKQAREQIRRLSNRDPLTGALNRVGFRAHLERAMGRSQRYGFNTALIYINIDQFANVNDHYGESDGDIMIKSISRRLINKMRSSDSIARLGGDEFAVVLEDVSSAADVELIADKMLKSISAPMILSEQQVAVEASIGAAIFPEDGTEFSDLVDHARSAMQQAKSIGGGHVIRYTEKLTFDTAGSNSLAAELRTAVRKNQFELHYQPRIDLATGHLVGLEALLRWNHPERGLVLPGEFISACEDMGLMKTIGYQVIQHACNAQVWLREQGMPEVDVAVNISFSQIQDDRFVDIVKDILKRSGADASRIEFELTESTLLNSPDGIKARMDELRKLDLSFSLDDFGTGFSQLTHLTELPISALKIDACFVRDLPHNEHQQAVCSMIIEVGRRLDMLVVAEGAETHEQVEFLREHQCHQVQGFYYSPAIPLQKLPRFVKEQGLKRRENRIS; encoded by the coding sequence GTGGAACAGCACACAGTATTGATCATCTCTGAGGACAAGACTGACCATCTTGTCATCTCTGCAAGCCTTGAACGTGCTCGCCCCGCCCGGTTTCATCTGTCTACTTCTGAGTCCATAGAGCGCCCGTTGGAGGCGCTTCTCGACCCGAATATCGACGCTGTCATTATGGCCCAAGGGCCTGAGACAGAGTATCTCCTTCGTCTGGCGAGTAAGCATGAGGCCAGTGCGCCCCTGATTCTCCTGTTAGACGACGACAACGAGGCTGCAGTGGCCCAGCTGCGTGAGCTGGGCGCTCAGGATTATCTTTACCGCAGCCAGCTGCAGGATGCGCTGCTGCATCGGGTGCTCGACTACAGCATTCAGCTTAAACAGGCGCGTGAGCAAATACGCCGATTGTCGAATCGCGATCCGTTAACGGGCGCGTTGAATCGCGTCGGTTTCCGGGCACATCTGGAGCGTGCCATGGGGCGCTCCCAGCGTTATGGCTTCAACACAGCTTTGATTTATATCAATATTGATCAGTTTGCCAACGTTAACGATCACTACGGTGAATCGGACGGTGACATCATGATCAAATCGATCTCCCGTCGACTCATTAACAAGATGCGCAGCTCAGACAGCATCGCGCGCCTTGGCGGCGATGAGTTTGCGGTGGTGCTAGAGGATGTCAGCTCGGCGGCAGATGTGGAGTTGATAGCGGACAAAATGCTCAAGTCAATTTCTGCACCGATGATTCTCAGCGAACAACAGGTCGCCGTCGAAGCGAGTATCGGCGCCGCTATCTTCCCGGAAGACGGCACTGAGTTTTCAGACCTGGTCGATCACGCGCGCAGTGCTATGCAACAGGCGAAAAGTATTGGCGGTGGCCATGTGATTCGCTACACGGAAAAGTTGACCTTCGATACTGCAGGCAGTAATTCCCTTGCGGCGGAGTTGCGCACGGCTGTGCGCAAGAACCAGTTCGAGTTGCATTACCAGCCGCGGATAGACCTCGCTACAGGCCATCTTGTGGGTCTCGAGGCGCTGCTGCGCTGGAACCACCCGGAGCGGGGGCTTGTACTGCCGGGTGAGTTTATTTCCGCCTGTGAAGACATGGGCCTGATGAAAACGATTGGCTACCAGGTGATTCAGCACGCTTGCAATGCGCAGGTCTGGCTTAGAGAACAGGGAATGCCGGAAGTTGACGTTGCGGTAAATATCTCGTTTTCACAAATCCAGGATGATCGGTTTGTGGATATCGTGAAAGACATCCTGAAACGCAGCGGCGCTGATGCGTCCCGCATTGAATTCGAGCTCACAGAATCTACACTGCTCAATAGCCCGGATGGTATCAAGGCGCGGATGGATGAATTGCGTAAGCTGGACCTCTCGTTTTCGCTGGATGACTTCGGCACGGGCTTCTCCCAGTTGACCCACCTGACAGAATTGCCGATTTCGGCTTTGAAGATCGATGCTTGTTTCGTGCGGGATCTGCCGCACAATGAACATCAGCAGGCGGTGTGTAGCATGATCATCGAAGTCGGTAGGCGCCTGGATATGCTGGTAGTCGCTGAAGGTGCAGAAACTCACGAGCAGGTTGAGTTTCTGCGCGAGCATCAGTGTCACCAGGTACAGGGCTTTTACTACAGCCCCGCCATTCCCTTGCAAAAGCTGCCTCGCTTCGTAAAGGAGCAGGGCCTAAAGCGCCGCGAAAACCGTATTTCCTAG
- a CDS encoding S8 family peptidase, which produces MKPFKCRAFLALCLVSSLRVVAAEQDTLQVLVQGASSSQIAKLVIAAGGDVTHDLHIIDAVGARLSPDQLRIVVESPLVTRVIDDLAITDEPGQEPHEEDCKVRGHIELDITPSGFRWPLFNKREAPVELETLAMAWPERLGAVTAMSLGGEKLPAELYRDSMFGALQIEFPEARRPRVETIADLDVSFSAAGSEASLPPRQRDFSIKAGFGGCFTDLVPGYERNHEDFYYNRVAGIEALHRQGITGKGITVAVVDSGLWEHEALRTDTRGENRLIARYDAIVDRSDVAVLDESGHGTHMSSIIFNSDPTTQNGLPTGTYKGVAPDASLVAVKVLDREGLAHVLEIVRAIQWVVDNQERYAIRVLNLSFAQTPRWPFWRDPVNQAVTVAWSRGIAVVAAAGNEGPDADTVGSPGNLPYIITVGAVTDSWTPDTRDDDYIPDFSSRGPTPMGHVKPDVVALGGHMTGLIYPHSAIALQQPEDMLRTGEFVSTGSSQASALVSGILALLLQLHPEATPEELKCRLITSAEPAINLDGQLAYSPFQQGYGYVTAARAVTLGQPACDLPFPLSRVNPQDESSYVGPAIVGENGEALLPGFETLISATVSEKGLSDTRRWGVKEHIERLRSEDLEQSSPAADALEWEALYTEEKAAIRRLASDSADN; this is translated from the coding sequence ATGAAACCGTTTAAATGCAGGGCTTTTCTCGCCCTCTGTCTGGTCTCCAGCTTGCGCGTTGTTGCCGCGGAGCAGGACACGCTGCAGGTTTTGGTGCAGGGTGCCTCCTCCAGTCAGATCGCGAAGCTGGTGATAGCCGCGGGGGGGGATGTGACCCATGACCTCCACATTATCGATGCAGTGGGTGCGCGTCTCAGCCCGGATCAATTACGGATTGTTGTTGAATCACCCCTTGTTACACGGGTTATCGACGATCTGGCTATCACTGACGAGCCCGGGCAGGAACCACACGAAGAGGATTGCAAGGTAAGGGGCCACATCGAACTTGATATTACGCCCTCTGGTTTTCGTTGGCCGCTCTTCAACAAGCGGGAAGCCCCGGTTGAACTCGAGACTCTGGCGATGGCCTGGCCCGAGCGGCTCGGTGCGGTGACGGCGATGTCCCTCGGCGGTGAAAAGTTGCCTGCGGAACTCTACCGGGATTCGATGTTTGGCGCACTGCAGATAGAATTTCCAGAGGCACGGCGGCCCCGGGTAGAGACAATTGCAGATCTGGATGTGAGCTTTAGCGCAGCGGGGTCCGAAGCGTCCTTGCCGCCGCGTCAGCGCGACTTCTCCATTAAGGCGGGCTTCGGGGGGTGCTTCACCGACCTGGTGCCAGGCTACGAGCGTAATCACGAGGACTTCTATTACAACCGGGTAGCGGGCATCGAAGCTTTGCATCGACAGGGCATAACCGGCAAGGGTATTACCGTGGCGGTGGTGGATTCAGGCCTTTGGGAGCACGAGGCATTGCGCACAGACACGCGTGGTGAGAATCGCCTGATTGCTCGCTATGACGCGATAGTGGATAGGTCAGACGTCGCCGTACTGGATGAAAGCGGCCATGGAACGCACATGTCCAGTATCATTTTTAATAGCGATCCCACTACGCAGAATGGTCTCCCCACCGGCACCTACAAGGGTGTTGCACCGGACGCAAGTCTCGTAGCGGTAAAGGTACTCGACCGTGAGGGCCTGGCCCACGTGCTAGAAATTGTCAGGGCCATCCAATGGGTGGTCGATAATCAGGAGCGTTACGCGATACGGGTGTTGAACCTGTCCTTTGCGCAGACGCCGCGTTGGCCATTCTGGAGGGATCCGGTAAACCAGGCGGTGACGGTGGCCTGGTCGCGCGGCATCGCCGTGGTGGCGGCCGCCGGCAATGAAGGGCCCGATGCGGACACCGTGGGGTCACCAGGCAATTTGCCCTACATCATTACGGTGGGCGCCGTGACCGACTCCTGGACGCCCGATACCCGCGATGATGATTATATTCCCGATTTTTCTTCAAGGGGCCCAACGCCTATGGGGCACGTCAAGCCAGATGTTGTGGCGCTGGGGGGGCATATGACCGGCCTTATTTACCCGCATTCCGCGATAGCCCTGCAGCAGCCAGAAGATATGCTCAGAACGGGAGAGTTTGTTTCCACCGGCTCGTCGCAGGCGAGCGCACTGGTATCAGGAATACTGGCCCTTCTGCTGCAATTACACCCGGAGGCGACACCTGAGGAACTCAAATGCAGACTGATCACGAGCGCGGAGCCCGCCATCAATCTCGATGGCCAGCTGGCCTACAGTCCGTTCCAGCAGGGGTATGGCTATGTCACTGCTGCTCGCGCCGTGACGCTGGGTCAGCCCGCTTGTGATTTGCCTTTCCCGCTATCGAGGGTTAACCCGCAGGATGAGAGCAGTTACGTTGGGCCGGCGATTGTCGGCGAGAACGGTGAGGCATTACTGCCGGGGTTCGAAACGCTGATTTCGGCCACGGTCAGCGAAAAGGGCCTGAGTGATACCCGGCGATGGGGCGTCAAAGAACATATTGAACGCCTGCGGTCCGAGGACCTGGAGCAGTCCTCGCCAGCCGCCGATGCGCTCGAGTGGGAGGCGCTATACACAGAGGAAAAGGCCGCTATTCGCCGCCTGGCCTCAGATTCTGCGGATAATTAA
- a CDS encoding two-component system response regulator, translated as MSGTETIRHKAKILVVDDDQNVRMLARQCLEAEDMVVVEASNGFEAIDAFVRERPDLVFMDVEMPGMTGLEACERIREIPQGESIPIMIVTGSDDRSSIDKGFEAGATQYKTKPVNWSLLGRDVQYMLRASSAFNSLKRQEDRLRYLAYYDPLTSLPNRRSFNEQLGRLLKRSRRHSTTAALLFIDLDHFKRINDSIGHARGDSLLVEIAKRLTMELREEDAINYFSDANAEQATEKEGATEIARLGGDEFTVVLSDVSDVSDIEKVARRILNRLSEPIALQSHNPVVTPSIGIALYPEDGKDAETLIRNADTAMYVAKAEGRACYRFYDEEMNSRAVEQLKLEEELREAMRNDELELRYQPQVNSQSGEVVSLEALVRWKHPTRGMVSPQEFIPVAESTGQIIELGEWVMNEVSRHCQYWGGLGLDAFRVCVNISPLQFNQSNLAEWVHEFLETSGLSPDRLELELTESAIMTDAETNIVKLRTLKALGLDLAVDDFGTGYSSLSYLKRFPIDTLKIDHSFVSDMDTPDGAAIVDAIVALAQTLNLRVVAEGIETESQLAYLASKSCDLLQGFYFSRPIYPEDVPALLKENFSEQIQGVLGT; from the coding sequence ATGTCAGGCACTGAGACTATCCGCCATAAAGCGAAGATTCTTGTCGTAGACGATGACCAGAATGTCCGCATGCTTGCCCGGCAATGCCTTGAGGCTGAGGATATGGTGGTGGTGGAGGCATCGAACGGCTTTGAGGCGATAGATGCCTTCGTCCGAGAGCGGCCGGACCTCGTGTTCATGGATGTAGAGATGCCGGGCATGACGGGACTGGAGGCTTGCGAGCGAATCCGGGAGATTCCGCAGGGTGAGTCGATACCTATTATGATCGTGACAGGTTCTGACGACCGTTCATCGATTGACAAGGGGTTTGAGGCCGGCGCCACCCAGTACAAAACCAAACCCGTGAACTGGTCGTTGCTGGGTCGAGACGTTCAGTACATGTTGCGCGCGAGCAGTGCGTTCAACTCGCTTAAGCGGCAGGAAGACCGACTGCGCTATCTCGCCTACTATGACCCGCTAACCAGCCTGCCCAACCGGCGCAGTTTCAATGAGCAATTAGGTCGTTTGCTGAAGCGCAGTCGTCGCCACAGCACGACGGCGGCGTTGCTGTTTATAGATCTCGACCACTTCAAGCGCATCAATGATTCTATCGGCCATGCCAGGGGCGACAGCCTGCTGGTCGAGATTGCCAAGCGGCTGACTATGGAGCTGCGTGAAGAAGACGCGATCAACTATTTTTCGGATGCTAATGCTGAGCAGGCCACCGAGAAAGAGGGTGCTACCGAGATCGCTCGCCTGGGTGGCGACGAGTTCACGGTAGTGCTTTCCGATGTGTCTGATGTCTCGGATATCGAAAAGGTGGCACGGCGGATACTCAACAGACTATCTGAGCCAATTGCCTTGCAGTCGCACAACCCTGTGGTAACTCCCAGTATCGGTATTGCCCTGTATCCAGAGGATGGGAAAGATGCGGAGACTCTGATCCGCAACGCGGACACTGCGATGTACGTTGCCAAAGCAGAAGGACGGGCCTGCTATCGTTTTTATGACGAGGAGATGAATTCCCGAGCCGTCGAGCAACTGAAGCTTGAGGAAGAGTTGCGTGAAGCCATGCGCAACGATGAGTTGGAATTACGCTATCAGCCGCAGGTGAATTCCCAGTCGGGCGAGGTTGTTAGCCTGGAGGCGCTGGTGCGCTGGAAGCACCCCACACGAGGGATGGTGTCGCCGCAGGAATTTATACCCGTTGCGGAAAGTACGGGCCAGATTATTGAGCTTGGCGAGTGGGTCATGAACGAGGTGTCCCGCCATTGTCAGTATTGGGGTGGGCTTGGTCTTGATGCATTCCGGGTTTGCGTCAATATATCGCCGTTGCAGTTTAATCAGAGTAATCTCGCCGAATGGGTGCATGAATTCCTCGAAACCTCGGGACTGTCGCCCGATCGTCTGGAACTTGAACTCACTGAAAGCGCGATCATGACCGACGCGGAGACCAATATTGTAAAGCTGCGCACCCTCAAGGCGCTCGGTTTAGACCTTGCGGTAGATGATTTCGGCACGGGGTATTCCTCACTCAGTTACCTCAAGCGCTTTCCAATCGACACCTTGAAAATTGATCACAGCTTTGTCTCCGATATGGATACACCCGATGGCGCTGCGATCGTGGATGCGATCGTGGCCCTGGCGCAAACACTTAATCTCAGAGTGGTCGCAGAAGGCATTGAAACCGAAAGCCAATTAGCTTATCTGGCAAGTAAGAGCTGCGACCTTCTCCAGGGCTTTTATTTTTCTCGTCCCATTTACCCCGAAGACGTTCCCGCCCTGCTCAAGGAAAATTTTTCGGAGCAGATTCAAGGGGTTTTGGGCACTTAG
- the nadA gene encoding quinolinate synthase NadA, with the protein MSLASDKLETIREQVQHHLDHAEQNALSPEQEALLKDNIRAMLHRENAALIAHYYTSPAIQALAEETGGCVSDSLEMARFGHDHPATTLIVAGVKFMGETAKILTPEKRVLMPTLEATCSLDLGCPIEEFSAFCDQHPDRTVVVYANTSAAVKARADWVVTSSIALEVAEHLCDRGEKIIWAPDQHLGNYVQSQTGADILMWDGACIVHEEFKARGLADLKQVYPDAAVLVHPESPASVIELADRVGSTSQIIKAACEMDNTQFIVGTDQGIFYKLQQQAPQKEFIIAPTAGNGATCRSCAHCPWMAMNDLESLAAVFSREDNEIFVDPGIGEQAMVPLRRMLDFSREAQLTVKGNA; encoded by the coding sequence ATGAGTCTAGCGTCTGACAAACTAGAAACCATTCGCGAACAAGTACAGCACCATCTTGACCACGCGGAGCAGAACGCCCTCAGTCCAGAACAGGAAGCGTTGCTGAAAGACAATATCAGAGCCATGCTGCACCGCGAGAACGCCGCACTTATCGCACATTATTATACGTCGCCTGCGATTCAGGCACTGGCGGAAGAAACCGGTGGCTGTGTCTCAGACTCGCTCGAAATGGCGCGCTTCGGACACGATCATCCAGCGACGACCCTGATCGTAGCCGGCGTAAAGTTCATGGGAGAAACTGCTAAAATCCTGACGCCTGAAAAACGCGTCCTCATGCCGACGCTGGAAGCCACTTGCTCTCTGGATCTCGGGTGTCCCATTGAGGAGTTCAGCGCATTTTGTGATCAACACCCAGACCGCACCGTGGTGGTTTACGCAAACACCTCCGCTGCCGTCAAAGCGAGGGCTGACTGGGTGGTCACCTCCAGCATTGCGCTGGAAGTCGCGGAACACTTGTGTGATCGCGGTGAAAAAATCATATGGGCGCCGGACCAACACCTGGGCAACTACGTGCAAAGCCAAACAGGGGCCGATATTCTGATGTGGGACGGCGCCTGCATAGTGCACGAAGAATTTAAGGCCCGAGGACTCGCCGACCTGAAACAGGTTTACCCTGACGCGGCCGTACTCGTTCACCCAGAGTCTCCCGCCTCCGTGATCGAGCTGGCGGATCGTGTCGGCTCCACCAGTCAAATTATCAAGGCCGCCTGCGAGATGGACAACACGCAATTCATCGTAGGCACCGACCAGGGTATTTTTTACAAACTACAGCAGCAGGCGCCACAGAAGGAGTTCATTATCGCGCCTACCGCAGGCAACGGCGCTACCTGCCGCAGCTGCGCGCACTGCCCGTGGATGGCCATGAACGACCTGGAGAGCCTGGCCGCGGTATTTTCCCGAGAGGACAACGAAATTTTTGTGGACCCCGGTATCGGGGAACAAGCGATGGTTCCCCTGCGCCGCATGCTCGATTTCTCGCGTGAGGCCCAACTGACCGTTAAAGGCAACGCCTGA
- a CDS encoding M48 family metalloprotease, which produces MLTFCHNGLVVANTEGLKLPNLGESSTSLFSSEYERQLGQAWLRMFRRQVPTVEDPVLFEYLENLIFELASHSQLEDRRIDLVVVDSPTINAFAVPGGVIGVHNGLLLSAETEDELATVLAHEIAHLSQRHFSRGVEYQQKMQPLALAAMLASLVVMATAGGEAGIAAMSATQAAAQDSALRYSRGNEQEADRIGMQTLVGAGMDPNAAPAMFERMLQSTRYYSTSQLPEFLRTHPLSESRIADTRNRARNYSAVAPRDDLDYQLMRARVMVALADTPEESVARFRGELEGTPRSKEAAHYGLVLSLIAAGRADEASLELDSIWSVSPDRLEYILADAEIDMARNKHAQAVSKLSRELESKPGNHPLTMAYATALMKDSQSHIAEEVLRRQSKRTPNDPSLWYLLAEVQGLSGNIAGLHQSRAEYFILNGALDQARKQLEYALKLTRGDFVTSAILSQRLRDVAEMQEKLEEL; this is translated from the coding sequence ATGTTGACTTTCTGCCACAACGGGCTCGTTGTGGCCAATACAGAGGGGCTTAAGTTACCGAATCTGGGTGAATCGAGTACCAGTCTGTTTTCTTCTGAATACGAGCGGCAGTTGGGTCAAGCCTGGTTGCGTATGTTTCGCCGCCAGGTCCCTACTGTTGAAGACCCCGTGTTGTTCGAGTATCTCGAAAACCTGATTTTCGAGTTGGCCAGTCATAGCCAGTTGGAGGATCGTCGTATCGATTTGGTCGTTGTCGACAGTCCCACGATTAACGCGTTTGCAGTTCCAGGCGGAGTGATTGGTGTGCACAATGGTCTGCTTCTCTCTGCTGAGACGGAAGATGAGCTTGCGACTGTGCTGGCTCACGAAATCGCCCACCTCAGTCAGCGTCACTTTTCGCGTGGCGTAGAATACCAGCAAAAAATGCAGCCATTGGCTTTGGCTGCCATGCTGGCAAGTCTGGTCGTTATGGCTACCGCGGGCGGTGAAGCGGGGATAGCTGCTATGTCAGCGACCCAGGCGGCAGCGCAGGATTCTGCCTTGCGTTACAGCCGCGGTAATGAACAGGAGGCGGATCGCATCGGTATGCAAACTCTGGTGGGAGCGGGAATGGACCCCAATGCCGCGCCGGCAATGTTCGAGCGTATGCTGCAGTCGACGCGGTACTACAGCACCAGTCAGCTCCCAGAGTTCCTGCGTACTCACCCACTGTCTGAAAGCCGAATCGCCGATACCCGTAACCGCGCGAGGAATTACTCCGCCGTGGCACCGCGCGATGATCTTGACTATCAGTTGATGCGCGCGCGCGTCATGGTTGCACTGGCCGATACGCCGGAGGAGTCCGTGGCGCGATTTCGCGGCGAGTTGGAGGGTACGCCCCGGTCAAAGGAGGCGGCACATTACGGGCTGGTGTTGTCACTGATTGCGGCAGGCCGCGCAGATGAGGCAAGCCTGGAGCTGGATTCGATCTGGTCGGTGAGCCCGGATCGTCTCGAATACATTCTCGCGGACGCGGAAATAGACATGGCCCGCAACAAGCACGCGCAAGCTGTCAGCAAGCTCTCGCGAGAGTTGGAGTCGAAGCCGGGAAATCATCCCTTGACCATGGCATATGCAACGGCGCTAATGAAAGATAGTCAGTCTCATATTGCCGAGGAGGTGCTGCGTCGACAAAGTAAGCGCACACCTAATGATCCTTCGCTCTGGTATCTGCTGGCGGAAGTGCAGGGGCTTTCGGGTAATATTGCCGGTCTTCACCAATCCCGCGCAGAATACTTTATTTTGAATGGTGCGCTGGATCAGGCGAGGAAACAGTTGGAGTATGCACTCAAGCTCACGCGCGGAGATTTCGTGACCTCCGCGATCCTTTCCCAGCGACTGCGAGATGTGGCCGAGATGCAGGAAAAGCTGGAGGAGCTTTGA
- a CDS encoding phytanoyl-CoA dioxygenase family protein, with product MTSETPAADPAVIERYRGELARVDELTGAGDYEAAIALLQNVARSSGDEALMQRLIELRVVAMPLLADNVDPQPMYEANQLLGEPGAVRERLDKDGYLFFRDIIPTERLRSLRDDITNILADEGWIEGGERRPQARAICRPRREGQPKFFRAHDRIVKLEALHSMAHEPRLLDVMRQALGDTAFPHPLSIVRLVFPDSPELATPPHQDFPNNQGTPKLTAAWMPLADCDIEGGSLAVLEGSHKFGLLPLKFHLGAGNRAAVLSEEVRACRWVGADFKAGDVLLFPSLTIHKAMENHTLETMRLSVDFRYQTEGEALTEGCLKPHFDRVSWEEIYRDWQSDALKYYWRDKSFDMVPWDEVLHALPADHVDEAYEQTLAYNIALTRRKEARAADGGD from the coding sequence ATGACCAGTGAAACGCCTGCGGCTGACCCGGCGGTGATCGAGCGCTACCGTGGCGAGCTCGCCCGAGTCGATGAACTGACCGGCGCAGGAGACTATGAGGCGGCCATTGCGTTGCTGCAAAACGTGGCGCGTAGTAGCGGCGATGAGGCATTGATGCAGCGCTTGATCGAACTGCGTGTCGTCGCCATGCCGCTGTTGGCTGACAACGTAGACCCTCAGCCCATGTACGAGGCCAATCAGCTCCTGGGTGAACCGGGCGCAGTGCGAGAACGACTCGACAAGGACGGCTACCTGTTCTTCAGAGATATTATTCCCACAGAGCGGCTGCGTTCATTACGGGACGATATCACTAACATTCTGGCGGACGAGGGCTGGATAGAGGGGGGTGAGCGACGGCCGCAGGCCCGGGCGATTTGTCGCCCTCGGCGGGAAGGGCAACCCAAGTTTTTCAGGGCCCATGATCGTATTGTGAAACTGGAAGCGTTGCACAGTATGGCCCACGAACCCCGCTTGCTGGATGTCATGCGACAGGCGCTGGGTGATACCGCTTTCCCCCATCCGCTCAGCATTGTCAGGCTTGTATTTCCGGATAGTCCCGAGCTTGCGACCCCACCTCATCAGGATTTTCCGAATAATCAGGGCACGCCCAAACTGACAGCCGCCTGGATGCCGCTGGCCGATTGTGACATTGAGGGCGGCTCACTGGCTGTTCTGGAAGGGTCTCATAAGTTTGGCCTGTTGCCACTGAAATTTCACCTCGGTGCCGGAAACCGCGCGGCGGTTCTCAGTGAAGAGGTCAGGGCCTGTCGCTGGGTCGGTGCAGACTTCAAGGCCGGGGACGTGCTTTTGTTTCCTTCGCTGACGATTCACAAGGCGATGGAAAACCACACTCTGGAGACGATGCGACTGTCGGTGGATTTCCGCTACCAAACGGAGGGCGAAGCGCTCACTGAGGGTTGCCTGAAACCGCATTTTGACCGCGTCAGCTGGGAGGAGATATACCGCGACTGGCAGTCAGACGCGCTGAAGTACTACTGGCGTGATAAGTCTTTTGACATGGTGCCCTGGGATGAAGTGTTACATGCGCTGCCGGCGGATCATGTCGATGAAGCGTATGAGCAGACACTGGCCTATAACATCGCCCTTACCCGGCGCAAGGAAGCGCGTGCCGCCGATGGGGGTGATTAG